In one Mauremys mutica isolate MM-2020 ecotype Southern chromosome 3, ASM2049712v1, whole genome shotgun sequence genomic region, the following are encoded:
- the SLC35B2 gene encoding adenosine 3'-phospho 5'-phosphosulfate transporter 1 isoform X2 yields the protein MLLSDQALSRLCLAVVLAVLPTMAASEVVSAALQDSWGDFWLFRFFLNAAGYASIMVPGFLLIQYFKRKNYLETGRGICFPVIKSCIFGSEAKSAHPDDISLAARNETMESSTAQQILKLLFCAAGLQASYLTWGVLQERVMTRTYGATETDPGEKFKDSQFLVFMNRILAFTVAGLYCALIKQPRHGAPMYKYSFASLSNILSSWCQYEALKYISFPTQVLAKASKVIPVMLMGKLVSRKSYEYWEYLTAVLISVGVSMFLLSSAPTKHLSTVTTFSGVVLLAGYIVFDSFTSNWQDALFTYKMSPVQMMFGVNVFSCLFTMGSLLEQGALLESVRFMARHSEFAVHAVLLSICSAFGQLFIFYTINQFGAAVFTIIMTLRQAFAILLSCLIYGHAITVVGGLGVAVVFMALFLRVYARSRMKKRSKKLPTGEVPVQKV from the exons GTTGTGCCTGGCTGTCGTgctggctgttctccccaccatGGCTGCCAGTGAAGTGGTATCAGCTGCCCTACAGGACTCGTGGGGGGACTTCTGGCTCTTCCGTTTCTTCCTTAATGCTGCGGGCTATGCGAGCATCATGGTGCCAGGGTTTCTGCTCATCCAGTACTTCAAGAGAAAGAATTACCTGGAGACAG GCCGCGGCATTTGCTTCCCCGTCATCAAGTCGTGCATCTTTGGCAGCGAGGCCAAGTCCGCACATCCAGATGACATCTCCCTGGCGGCCCGGAATGAGACCATGGAGTCCTCGACGGCCCAGCAGATCCTCAAGCTGctcttctgtgctgctggccTTCAG GCTTCCTACCTGACGTGGGGTGTCCTCCAGGAGCGGGTCATGACCCGGACATATGGGGCCACTGAGACAGATCCTGGTGAGAAGTTCAAAGATTCCCAGTTCCTGGTCTTCATGAACCGGATCCTGGCCTTCACCGTAGCCGGCCTGTACTGTGCCCTCATCAAGCAGCCGCGCCACGGTGCCCCCATGTACAAGTATTCCTTTGCCTCACTCTCCAACATCCTCAGCAGCTGGTGCCAATATGAGGCACTCAAGTACATCAGCTTCCCTACCCAGGTGCTGGCCAAGGCCTCCAAGGTGATCCCAGTCATGCTGATGGGCAAGCTGGTGTCGCGCAAGAGCTACGAGTACTGGGAGTACCTGACGGCGGTGCTTATCTCGGTGGGGGTCAGCATGTTCCTGCTCTCCAGCGCCCCCACCAAGCACCTCTCCACCGTCACTACCTTCTCAGGCGTGGTCCTCCTTGCTGGCTACATCGTCTTCGACAGCTTCACCTCCAACTGGCAGGACGCCCTCTTCACCTACAAGATGTCCCCGGTGCAGATGATGTTTGGGGTGAACGTCTTCTCCTGCCTCTTCACGATGGGCTcgctgctggagcagggcgccctgCTGGAGTCGGTCCGCTTCATGGCCCGCCACTCCGAGTTCGCGGTCCACGCCGTGCTGCTGTCCATCTGCTCCGCCTTTGGCCAGCTCTTCATCTTCTACACCATCAATCAGTTTGGGGCGGCCGTCTTCACCATCATCATGACGCTGCGCCAGGCTTTTGCCATCCTGCTCTCCTGCCTCATCTACGGGCACGCCATCACCGTGGTGGGCGGGCTGGGCGTCGCCGTGGTCTTTATGGCTCTCTTCCTGCGCGTCTATGCCCGCAGCCGCATGAAGAAGCGTAGCAAGAAGCTGCCCACCGGCGAGGTCCCAGTGCAGAAGGTTTAG
- the SLC35B2 gene encoding adenosine 3'-phospho 5'-phosphosulfate transporter 1 isoform X3 yields MAASEVVSAALQDSWGDFWLFRFFLNAAGYASIMVPGFLLIQYFKRKNYLETGRGICFPVIKSCIFGSEAKSAHPDDISLAARNETMESSTAQQILKLLFCAAGLQASYLTWGVLQERVMTRTYGATETDPGEKFKDSQFLVFMNRILAFTVAGLYCALIKQPRHGAPMYKYSFASLSNILSSWCQYEALKYISFPTQVLAKASKVIPVMLMGKLVSRKSYEYWEYLTAVLISVGVSMFLLSSAPTKHLSTVTTFSGVVLLAGYIVFDSFTSNWQDALFTYKMSPVQMMFGVNVFSCLFTMGSLLEQGALLESVRFMARHSEFAVHAVLLSICSAFGQLFIFYTINQFGAAVFTIIMTLRQAFAILLSCLIYGHAITVVGGLGVAVVFMALFLRVYARSRMKKRSKKLPTGEVPVQKV; encoded by the exons atGGCTGCCAGTGAAGTGGTATCAGCTGCCCTACAGGACTCGTGGGGGGACTTCTGGCTCTTCCGTTTCTTCCTTAATGCTGCGGGCTATGCGAGCATCATGGTGCCAGGGTTTCTGCTCATCCAGTACTTCAAGAGAAAGAATTACCTGGAGACAG GCCGCGGCATTTGCTTCCCCGTCATCAAGTCGTGCATCTTTGGCAGCGAGGCCAAGTCCGCACATCCAGATGACATCTCCCTGGCGGCCCGGAATGAGACCATGGAGTCCTCGACGGCCCAGCAGATCCTCAAGCTGctcttctgtgctgctggccTTCAG GCTTCCTACCTGACGTGGGGTGTCCTCCAGGAGCGGGTCATGACCCGGACATATGGGGCCACTGAGACAGATCCTGGTGAGAAGTTCAAAGATTCCCAGTTCCTGGTCTTCATGAACCGGATCCTGGCCTTCACCGTAGCCGGCCTGTACTGTGCCCTCATCAAGCAGCCGCGCCACGGTGCCCCCATGTACAAGTATTCCTTTGCCTCACTCTCCAACATCCTCAGCAGCTGGTGCCAATATGAGGCACTCAAGTACATCAGCTTCCCTACCCAGGTGCTGGCCAAGGCCTCCAAGGTGATCCCAGTCATGCTGATGGGCAAGCTGGTGTCGCGCAAGAGCTACGAGTACTGGGAGTACCTGACGGCGGTGCTTATCTCGGTGGGGGTCAGCATGTTCCTGCTCTCCAGCGCCCCCACCAAGCACCTCTCCACCGTCACTACCTTCTCAGGCGTGGTCCTCCTTGCTGGCTACATCGTCTTCGACAGCTTCACCTCCAACTGGCAGGACGCCCTCTTCACCTACAAGATGTCCCCGGTGCAGATGATGTTTGGGGTGAACGTCTTCTCCTGCCTCTTCACGATGGGCTcgctgctggagcagggcgccctgCTGGAGTCGGTCCGCTTCATGGCCCGCCACTCCGAGTTCGCGGTCCACGCCGTGCTGCTGTCCATCTGCTCCGCCTTTGGCCAGCTCTTCATCTTCTACACCATCAATCAGTTTGGGGCGGCCGTCTTCACCATCATCATGACGCTGCGCCAGGCTTTTGCCATCCTGCTCTCCTGCCTCATCTACGGGCACGCCATCACCGTGGTGGGCGGGCTGGGCGTCGCCGTGGTCTTTATGGCTCTCTTCCTGCGCGTCTATGCCCGCAGCCGCATGAAGAAGCGTAGCAAGAAGCTGCCCACCGGCGAGGTCCCAGTGCAGAAGGTTTAG
- the SLC35B2 gene encoding adenosine 3'-phospho 5'-phosphosulfate transporter 1 isoform X1 produces MGARGGRGAARTGPAGSTGRRLCLAVVLAVLPTMAASEVVSAALQDSWGDFWLFRFFLNAAGYASIMVPGFLLIQYFKRKNYLETGRGICFPVIKSCIFGSEAKSAHPDDISLAARNETMESSTAQQILKLLFCAAGLQASYLTWGVLQERVMTRTYGATETDPGEKFKDSQFLVFMNRILAFTVAGLYCALIKQPRHGAPMYKYSFASLSNILSSWCQYEALKYISFPTQVLAKASKVIPVMLMGKLVSRKSYEYWEYLTAVLISVGVSMFLLSSAPTKHLSTVTTFSGVVLLAGYIVFDSFTSNWQDALFTYKMSPVQMMFGVNVFSCLFTMGSLLEQGALLESVRFMARHSEFAVHAVLLSICSAFGQLFIFYTINQFGAAVFTIIMTLRQAFAILLSCLIYGHAITVVGGLGVAVVFMALFLRVYARSRMKKRSKKLPTGEVPVQKV; encoded by the exons GTTGTGCCTGGCTGTCGTgctggctgttctccccaccatGGCTGCCAGTGAAGTGGTATCAGCTGCCCTACAGGACTCGTGGGGGGACTTCTGGCTCTTCCGTTTCTTCCTTAATGCTGCGGGCTATGCGAGCATCATGGTGCCAGGGTTTCTGCTCATCCAGTACTTCAAGAGAAAGAATTACCTGGAGACAG GCCGCGGCATTTGCTTCCCCGTCATCAAGTCGTGCATCTTTGGCAGCGAGGCCAAGTCCGCACATCCAGATGACATCTCCCTGGCGGCCCGGAATGAGACCATGGAGTCCTCGACGGCCCAGCAGATCCTCAAGCTGctcttctgtgctgctggccTTCAG GCTTCCTACCTGACGTGGGGTGTCCTCCAGGAGCGGGTCATGACCCGGACATATGGGGCCACTGAGACAGATCCTGGTGAGAAGTTCAAAGATTCCCAGTTCCTGGTCTTCATGAACCGGATCCTGGCCTTCACCGTAGCCGGCCTGTACTGTGCCCTCATCAAGCAGCCGCGCCACGGTGCCCCCATGTACAAGTATTCCTTTGCCTCACTCTCCAACATCCTCAGCAGCTGGTGCCAATATGAGGCACTCAAGTACATCAGCTTCCCTACCCAGGTGCTGGCCAAGGCCTCCAAGGTGATCCCAGTCATGCTGATGGGCAAGCTGGTGTCGCGCAAGAGCTACGAGTACTGGGAGTACCTGACGGCGGTGCTTATCTCGGTGGGGGTCAGCATGTTCCTGCTCTCCAGCGCCCCCACCAAGCACCTCTCCACCGTCACTACCTTCTCAGGCGTGGTCCTCCTTGCTGGCTACATCGTCTTCGACAGCTTCACCTCCAACTGGCAGGACGCCCTCTTCACCTACAAGATGTCCCCGGTGCAGATGATGTTTGGGGTGAACGTCTTCTCCTGCCTCTTCACGATGGGCTcgctgctggagcagggcgccctgCTGGAGTCGGTCCGCTTCATGGCCCGCCACTCCGAGTTCGCGGTCCACGCCGTGCTGCTGTCCATCTGCTCCGCCTTTGGCCAGCTCTTCATCTTCTACACCATCAATCAGTTTGGGGCGGCCGTCTTCACCATCATCATGACGCTGCGCCAGGCTTTTGCCATCCTGCTCTCCTGCCTCATCTACGGGCACGCCATCACCGTGGTGGGCGGGCTGGGCGTCGCCGTGGTCTTTATGGCTCTCTTCCTGCGCGTCTATGCCCGCAGCCGCATGAAGAAGCGTAGCAAGAAGCTGCCCACCGGCGAGGTCCCAGTGCAGAAGGTTTAG